Below is a genomic region from Pedobacter cryoconitis.
TATAACGTGATTGGAGAATTGACAGGTACAGAACATCCCAATAAATTCATCACAGTGGGCGGGCATCTTGATTCATGGGATCTGGCGGAAGGTGCACATGATGATGGTACGGGTGTTTTACAATCAGCAGAAGTGCTGCGTATATTCAAAGCTTTGAATTACAGGCCTAAAAACTCCATTCGTGCGGTCTTTTTTATGAATGAAGAAAATGGCCATAACGGAGGGACTAAATACGCTGAACTGGCTGCTAAGAATAAAGAAGAACATATAGCGGCTATTGAAACAGACGAAGGTGGGTTTACTCCGCGTGGTTTCAGTTTTGAAGATGTATCAAATGATTTTATCAAGAAGATTAACAAACAATGGAAACCTATATTTGAACCTTACGAAGCAGACCGTTTGACCATTGGTCAGTCAGGTACTGATATTGGTCCATTAAAGGAAAAAGTTCCGGGAGTTGTCCTGATTGGTTTCAGACCTGATTCCCAGCGCTATTTTGATATTCACCATTCCTCAAATGATGTTTTTGAAAACGTAAATAAACGTGAACTTGAATTGGGCGCAGCAAGTATGGCTTCACTGATCTATCTGATAGATCAGCATGGACTATAAAAAAATCTTATATCTCGTATTTTTTGTGTTTTTTACGAACCTGCCCGTGTGTACTAAAGCACAATCAAAAGTGCAGGGAAAAACTTTTTCAAGGGCAGATACGCTCAAAGGAAACCTTACTCCATTGCGGAGCTGTTATGATATTAATTTCTATCATCTGGATGTGAAATTTAATATCGGCAAAAGGTTTATCAGTGGAAGCAATCTGTTTAGATTTACAGCAACACAAGATTTTACCAGGTTACAATTTGATCTTTTCGCCAATTTAAATATTGATAAAATCGTTTATCATAATCAGGTGCTTCCATACACACGTGAATTTAATGCAGTATTTATTTCTTTCCCGGAATTGATTAAAAAAGATAGTAAAGATGAATTTACTGTATTCTATTCTGGTTATCCGAATGTGGCGCTAAAAGCACCAAGAGAAAGCGGTGTTGTATTTGCTAAAGACTCCCTCGGTTACCCACTGGTAGCCACAGCCTGTGAGAGTAAAGGGGCGAGTATCTGGTGGCCTAATAAAGATCATCTTTCTGATGAACCAGATAGTATGCTGATTAGTGTAAGTGTACCCAAAGATTTGAAAGAAGTATCTAACGGGCGTCTGAGAAAAGTTACTGACCTTAAGAACGGTTATAAAAGATTTGATTGGTTTGTAGGTAATTCCATTAATAACTACAATGTGGCAGTAAATATTGGGAATTACGCCCATTTCAGTGATAGTTATCCTGGTGAAAAAGGAGAGCTTACATTAGATTACTGGGTGTTACCTTATAACTTGTCAAGAGCGAAAATAGATTTTGCAAAGAATGTAAAACCTTTATTAAAATCATATGAACATTGGTTTGGCCCTTATCCCTTTGATGGAGATGGATATAAGCTGGTAGAAACACCTTATCCCGCTATGGAGCACCAAAGTGCGATCAGTTATGGTGGTTATATGCGTGGAAGCCCTAAAAATGAATTGACAGGCATATCAGGAGGGGCGAAATGGGATTTTATAATTGTTCATGAAAGTGCACATGAATGGTTTGGTAATAATATTACGGCTAAAGACCTGGGTGATTTGTGGATACACGAAGCTTTTGGAAGTTATGCAGAATCTTTGTTTATAGAAAGTTTGTATGGAAAAAAGGCCGGGCAAGAATATATATATGCCAATCGTTCAGGTATAGCTAACGATGAAACAATTGTTGCCCCTTATCATGTTAATCAAATGGGATCCGGAGATATGTATTCGAAAGGAGCGATGTTGCTGAATACGATCAGGACAATTATTAATGATGATGAAAAATGGAGGGGTATTTTACGTGGGTTAAATAAAGAGTATAAGCATCAGACAGTGACCTATAATCAGGTTGTTAATTATATCTGTGCACAGTCCGGTGAAAAATTAGAATCCGTATTTGATCAGTATCTCCATTATAAGACGCTGCCGGTTTTGGAGCTTGCAGTTAAAGAAGGGAAGCTGAATTGCAGGTGGATTGCGGAAGCTGCGGACTTTAATATGCCTTTACGGATTAGAATATCAAAAGGAGCATATCACTTCATTTATCCTTCTGCTAAATTTACACCTGTAGACTTAGCAGGTATATCGGCAGAAAATATAGAAGTTGATACCTCTAATTATTATATTGGCTTAATCAAAGCTGATTAAGCCAATAACTAAGCTAAAGATATTTTTTGATGGCAATAAGATCTTCATTACCGAATTCTGCTTCCGCCTGCTGAAAAGTTTTACAAACTGTATTCCCTAGTGGAGAATCCAGGCCTTCTGCCTTTGCCAGCCTCAGATCTTTGGTCAGCAGCTTTAAAGCAAAGGCAGGATTATAATTTTCATTAATGATCAGCTCGCCTTTTAGCTTCATGAATACGCTACCCAGCGCCCCATTGTTGATTATGGACATCATTTTTTCTGCTGAAATATTATGATGCTCAGCAAAATTAACAACTTCTGCAAGCCCCTGCGCCTGGATGGCTAAAAGTGTATTGATACTGAGCTTGGCAAGGTTTCCTGCACCAATTTCGCCAATGAGACTGGATGAGCCTCCTAAAATGCCGAATAATGGTTTAATACTTTCGTAAACAGCTTCTTCGCCGCCTGCCATAATCACAAGCTTTGCTTCTTCTGCCTGTTTTATACTTCCTGAAACAGGGGCATCGAGATAAAATGCACCTTTTTCCTTGCAAAGTTCAGCCATTTCACGATTGATTGCCGGAGAAACTGTACTCATGTTCACAATCGTTTTACCGGTAAGTTCAGCAGACAGAACTCCTGCCTCCGATTTAAAAATATCTTCAATAGCGTGATCATCGGTCACCATTAAGAATAATATATCGACGATATTTACTAAGTCAAGCACAGATTGTGAAACAACTGCACCTTTAGCGGCCATAGCTTGTGTATCCTGCTCACTGCGGCCATATACATAAACCGGATAACCTGCTTTTAACAATTGTCCGGACATAGGTTGCCCCATTTTTCCAAGACCAATCCAGCCAATTTTTTTATTTTTCATTTTTCTATGCGTTTTAATTCCTCTTATTATTTTACTGCTATCAAGAGAAGTCCGTCTATCTTGAAGGTAAATAGTTACATTTTCAGCAATAAATTTAGTTGTGTTCTAACTGAATAAAGTATTTTCCTTAAGTTTTGACATCTGCGAGACACACAAAGACAATGCGGAATTTTTGAGCAATGTTTGTAAAACATATAAATTATAGTTTCTTTGTCAGCAGACAAGCACAACCGGTTAATAATGGAAAATAAAAGAGATTATTTAATGTTTGAGGATATTAATTCTGATTCCTCATTAAATGAATTGTTCGATACCTGTGTTACCTCTATCCAGGAAGGAAAAGCGAAGGTGTCTAATACCCGTGAAGAGCCTGATTATCCGACTCATGAATGCTTTCTTGTGAACGGACGGGAAATTTTAATAGACGCTCCATTGGAATATTATTTATTTAAACTTGGTAATAGTGGTTTCGCATATGAAAAGGCAAGGGATTTTTCCGATACTATGCGAAAGTTATGTGGATGGCAGTGGCATGTAGATAGAGTCTTGTCTGACTGGGTGAAGCGGAATATCCGTGATCCATTTTTAGAATGTACTATCGATAATGATGGGTGTGATCATTATAAGTTAAAACCCGGCAAATCTATTGGGCAGTTGCAGGAAGATTATCTGCGTTTTGCCTGCTATATTGGAGTGTGCTTTGTAAAATACGGTGGAAGTGAAGGCCAATACACAGCAAATAATATTTTTAAAATGGCCAAAGCAATTGGCAGTGATTTGCCTGCAAAACTAAAGAAGCAGGGCAGTGGAGAATTACCGGTAGAAATAACAAAATACAAAGATAGTATAGTTTCCTGCGATGCGAATGATGTTTTTGCCACTATAAAAATCACATTGAAGGAGGAGAAAGAAGAAGCCTATCTACGAGTTTTGAATTTTATTTGCCGTTTGTTAGAATTTGGTTTTCCCGGGTCTTACACCATAACTTTCAAAAGTCCGGAAAAGAATTGGCTTCCTATTAAGGGATTGCAGAAAAAAGGCGTTCATCAGTTATTTGCAAATGCGGGAAGATGGCCAGCTCTGTATGGAAAAATTGAAGATTATGCACGGCTGGCCATGAAGGAATTTGAATGGTACAATGATTTTGAAGCGGAGCACTGTGCTATGCCTGGTAGCTTTGCCGTATTTACATTAGGGCTTATGGACGAAAAATATCAATCACTTATCTGTGATTATTTGAATATGTGCGATGAAGAACATCAAAGTATACAGGGGGAATTTGTATTAGCATATATTGAAAAATATGGTTTTACCGAAAAAGGTCTGGAACTTTACGATTTATGTGAGAAGAATATACAACAACTGCCCAAAAAACTATCGGTTCAGCACGCAAAGTTGAAATAGATCTGATGCTATCACCACATTAAACTTAATCTGAAAAGTATATATATTAAATGGATACGAACGAAACCACTGCGACAACTCTGCAAACAAAACAGCATTTCGAAATTCTCGACGGATTAAGGGGTGTTGCCGCTCTTGCGGTTGTCACGTTTCATTTTATGGAATGGGTTTATACTGATGCCAGCAAAAACTTTATTGGGCACGGTTTTCTGGCTGTTGATTTCTTCTTCTGTCTTTCGGGATTTGTGATCGGATATGCTTATGACGATCGTATATCAAAAATGGGCGTTTTCAAGTTTCTAATATCAAGAATCATCAGGTTGCATCCGCTGGTTGTAGCAGGATCGGTATTAGGCCTGCTGGCATTCTTATTCGATCCATTTGGTGGTCATCCAGAGTTGTATAGCACAGGTAAAATCATTTTGACTTTTATTTGCTCGATATTTCTTATTCCCTTACCTGTAATAGCTGATCGTGGATTTAACCTTTTCAGCTTCAATGCTCCGGCATGGTCATTGTTTTGGGAATATATTGCTAATATTGTTTATGCATTTGTGCTTTATCAAATTGGCCGCGGATACCTGCTATTGTTGACTATATTCTCCGCAGTGGCTATTTGCTATGTAGCTTATCGTTCCGGCAATTTACTGGGTGGATGGAGTGGCCCTACTTTTTGGGATGGCAGCGTCAGGATATCGTTTTCCTTTTTAGCAGGATTGCTTATTTACCGTTCCAACTGGATCATCAAAAATAAGCTTGGATTTATCGGCCTGTCTATATTATTGCTTCTGGCCTTTATAATGCCAGTCTCAAAATGGAACTGGATATCCGAACCTTTGGTCGTTTTGTTTTACTTCCCTATGCTGATCGCTTTAGGTGCAGGGGCTAAGTTAACACCTGTTTTTAAAAAGATCTGTATATTTTCTGGAAAGATCTCCTATCCATTGTACATGACACATTATGCCGCATTATGGATGTTCGGTAATTATTACACCAGTCATAAGCCAGGCACTATGCAATTGACATTCATTATCATAGCCGGGTTAGTTGTGCTGGTTGGAGTAGCTTACCTGGTTATGGTAATTTATGATATGCCTGTAAGGAAATATTTAAGCGGTAAACGGAATGAAAGGAGAAGCTAGGAAGGAATTGCTTCATTGTGCGTGATACTTGCCTTTTTGAAACAACCTGTGCTCCATCTACTATTTTAAAAATGAAATCGCCCAGGATTCCCTTTGAAAATTTACCATTGAAAATTACCATAAATAGTTGCTTTTCCATAAATGTAAATCATTAAAGTTAAAGCGCATCATCAGGAGCAGACAATGTCCGTAATTGTCCGCAGCTGTCTGCAATTGTCCGTAGTTGTCCATGCCTTAGTCAAAGGAAAAATCCTAAGGTTTATGAATCTTCAGTTAGTTGTGCTTTAGTTGTGCATGAGTGGTGGTCGGTGTAGGTGCAGGCCGTAACCAGCCCGGGACTATGGTAAATCCAAGTCATTTCAACTAGTTGTTTTGACTTGGACTTGCCATGCTCTCACGTTACTTCAGCATTGCTCTTACCCTAACGAGTACCCGGACAGTACTCAGGCAGTACCCGACCAATATTGCAGTTGTATAGTTTTTTAGGACGTGACGTGCGTGACGCACTTTGATCAAAAATATTTAAGCTCGCGCGGCTTTAGAAAGTTTATTGTATAAAAAAAGAGATCAATTTGATCTCTTTTTTTAATTTAAGTCGGGGTGGCAGGATGCTTGACCCAACTCTTAAAATCTTGATTGTTAATCATATATCAAATAAAAATCAGGTTAGGGAGCCGAATAGGGCACATATTATTAAATATGGATTGCCTTGATTTAACGCCCGAGTGACCTTTGCTTATTGTTGATTATCAATGAACTATAAACGAATATAGCTTTTAATTTACTTATAATTGAATTTTTGAGGAAATATTTATATATAAAATTAGTGTGCAATTCCTTTTAAAACTATATACTGTAGTGTAAGCGTTAGGTCTCTTTCTCGACTTTAAAATGGATAATCATCGTAAGTTGAATTTAAATCCTTCATGATCAAGCCATTTTCTTCCTTTGAATTTGTACAACTTGTAGCCTTAAAATCTTCTCTTCTAAATTGTTTTTTAGTTTCTGTACATACTCAGGAATAAATTATTGTTTTTTGTCCGCTCACTAACAAACTATAATGGAATGGCCCGACGTAGCTTCCTTGGTTTTAGTTCCATCATA
It encodes:
- a CDS encoding M1 family metallopeptidase, with the translated sequence MDYKKILYLVFFVFFTNLPVCTKAQSKVQGKTFSRADTLKGNLTPLRSCYDINFYHLDVKFNIGKRFISGSNLFRFTATQDFTRLQFDLFANLNIDKIVYHNQVLPYTREFNAVFISFPELIKKDSKDEFTVFYSGYPNVALKAPRESGVVFAKDSLGYPLVATACESKGASIWWPNKDHLSDEPDSMLISVSVPKDLKEVSNGRLRKVTDLKNGYKRFDWFVGNSINNYNVAVNIGNYAHFSDSYPGEKGELTLDYWVLPYNLSRAKIDFAKNVKPLLKSYEHWFGPYPFDGDGYKLVETPYPAMEHQSAISYGGYMRGSPKNELTGISGGAKWDFIIVHESAHEWFGNNITAKDLGDLWIHEAFGSYAESLFIESLYGKKAGQEYIYANRSGIANDETIVAPYHVNQMGSGDMYSKGAMLLNTIRTIINDDEKWRGILRGLNKEYKHQTVTYNQVVNYICAQSGEKLESVFDQYLHYKTLPVLELAVKEGKLNCRWIAEAADFNMPLRIRISKGAYHFIYPSAKFTPVDLAGISAENIEVDTSNYYIGLIKAD
- a CDS encoding NAD(P)-dependent oxidoreductase; the encoded protein is MKNKKIGWIGLGKMGQPMSGQLLKAGYPVYVYGRSEQDTQAMAAKGAVVSQSVLDLVNIVDILFLMVTDDHAIEDIFKSEAGVLSAELTGKTIVNMSTVSPAINREMAELCKEKGAFYLDAPVSGSIKQAEEAKLVIMAGGEEAVYESIKPLFGILGGSSSLIGEIGAGNLAKLSINTLLAIQAQGLAEVVNFAEHHNISAEKMMSIINNGALGSVFMKLKGELIINENYNPAFALKLLTKDLRLAKAEGLDSPLGNTVCKTFQQAEAEFGNEDLIAIKKYL
- a CDS encoding DUF6138 family protein, producing MENKRDYLMFEDINSDSSLNELFDTCVTSIQEGKAKVSNTREEPDYPTHECFLVNGREILIDAPLEYYLFKLGNSGFAYEKARDFSDTMRKLCGWQWHVDRVLSDWVKRNIRDPFLECTIDNDGCDHYKLKPGKSIGQLQEDYLRFACYIGVCFVKYGGSEGQYTANNIFKMAKAIGSDLPAKLKKQGSGELPVEITKYKDSIVSCDANDVFATIKITLKEEKEEAYLRVLNFICRLLEFGFPGSYTITFKSPEKNWLPIKGLQKKGVHQLFANAGRWPALYGKIEDYARLAMKEFEWYNDFEAEHCAMPGSFAVFTLGLMDEKYQSLICDYLNMCDEEHQSIQGEFVLAYIEKYGFTEKGLELYDLCEKNIQQLPKKLSVQHAKLK
- a CDS encoding acyltransferase family protein — translated: MDTNETTATTLQTKQHFEILDGLRGVAALAVVTFHFMEWVYTDASKNFIGHGFLAVDFFFCLSGFVIGYAYDDRISKMGVFKFLISRIIRLHPLVVAGSVLGLLAFLFDPFGGHPELYSTGKIILTFICSIFLIPLPVIADRGFNLFSFNAPAWSLFWEYIANIVYAFVLYQIGRGYLLLLTIFSAVAICYVAYRSGNLLGGWSGPTFWDGSVRISFSFLAGLLIYRSNWIIKNKLGFIGLSILLLLAFIMPVSKWNWISEPLVVLFYFPMLIALGAGAKLTPVFKKICIFSGKISYPLYMTHYAALWMFGNYYTSHKPGTMQLTFIIIAGLVVLVGVAYLVMVIYDMPVRKYLSGKRNERRS